From a single Paenibacillus sp. FSL W8-0426 genomic region:
- a CDS encoding carbohydrate ABC transporter permease, with protein sequence MSRSAAWPRAITNGRRKHFGAVISYVLLTLGLGLMVFPFLWMISTSFKTLDDIYSLSLIPPEFTWAHYAAMFRETAFPRWMLNSLYVAVIATASVCVFDTITGYILAKFSFPGRQVIFVLILSTLMVPTEMLIIPWYLVSSGLNGMDTYWGILFPGLITGFGIFLMKQFMESLPAELLDAARIDGMGEWGILLRIAVPLVRPALATLSILTFLGSWNSFIWPLIITQSEEMFTIPVGMAFFSSEAKDSSNWVQIMTGATLSVLPLIVLFLFFQNQIIRGIATTGLK encoded by the coding sequence ATGAGCAGATCCGCCGCATGGCCCAGGGCGATCACGAATGGACGCCGAAAGCATTTCGGAGCTGTGATCAGTTACGTGTTGCTTACGTTGGGGCTAGGATTGATGGTATTTCCGTTTCTGTGGATGATCTCGACTTCGTTCAAAACATTGGACGATATATACTCCCTAAGCCTGATTCCGCCCGAATTCACGTGGGCGCATTATGCAGCCATGTTTCGTGAAACGGCGTTTCCCCGGTGGATGCTGAACAGCCTGTACGTGGCGGTGATTGCTACGGCGAGCGTATGCGTGTTCGATACGATCACGGGATACATATTGGCCAAATTTTCGTTCCCGGGCAGGCAGGTGATCTTTGTGCTGATCCTTAGCACGCTGATGGTGCCCACCGAAATGCTCATCATCCCTTGGTATCTTGTCTCAAGCGGCCTGAACGGGATGGATACGTATTGGGGCATTCTGTTCCCGGGATTGATCACGGGATTCGGCATTTTCCTGATGAAACAGTTCATGGAGTCGTTGCCTGCCGAGCTGTTGGATGCGGCGCGCATCGACGGCATGGGCGAATGGGGCATTTTGCTTAGGATCGCCGTACCGCTCGTGAGACCCGCGCTGGCGACGCTGTCGATCCTGACGTTCCTCGGCAGCTGGAATTCGTTCATTTGGCCGCTGATCATCACGCAGAGCGAGGAGATGTTTACTATCCCGGTAGGCATGGCGTTTTTCTCCAGCGAAGCGAAGGACAGCAGCAACTGGGTACAGATCATGACGGGTGCCACGCTTTCTGTGCTGCCGTTGATCGTGTTGTTTCTTTTTTTCCAAAATCAAATCATTCGCGGGATCGCAACAACCGGCCTTAAATAA
- a CDS encoding sugar ABC transporter permease, producing MRKKDGKWFYLFISPWLIGFLGLTLGPILFSIYMSFTNWDLFQSPEFIGFDNYQTLLTDDPLFWKSLGNTFFYALISIPLGMSISLWIAYYLNKKIKGITFFRILFYLPSVVPVVASSLLFIHLLAPTEGLINKALAVFGIQGPSWLLDPNWVKPALILMSLWGVGGGVVLLLAGMKGIPQELYEAAAIDGAKNTQSFFHITFPMLTPVIFFNLVTGIIGALQTFAQVFIVTSGGPDNASQMVVPYLFQNAFQFYKMGYASAIAWVLFIVILALTLIVFRSSALWVHYEEGKANE from the coding sequence GTGAGAAAAAAGGACGGGAAATGGTTTTATCTCTTTATCTCGCCTTGGCTGATCGGATTCCTTGGGCTGACGCTGGGACCGATCCTGTTTTCCATCTATATGAGCTTCACCAACTGGGACCTGTTCCAGTCCCCGGAGTTCATCGGTTTCGATAACTACCAAACGCTGCTGACCGATGACCCGCTGTTCTGGAAGTCGCTGGGCAACACGTTTTTCTACGCTCTGATCTCCATTCCGCTGGGCATGTCCATCTCGCTGTGGATCGCATATTACCTGAACAAAAAGATCAAGGGCATCACGTTTTTCCGCATTTTGTTCTACCTGCCGTCGGTCGTGCCGGTCGTCGCGAGTTCCCTGCTGTTCATTCATCTCCTGGCGCCGACGGAAGGGCTCATCAACAAAGCGTTGGCCGTGTTCGGCATTCAGGGCCCTTCCTGGCTGCTCGACCCGAACTGGGTCAAACCGGCGCTGATCCTGATGTCGCTCTGGGGCGTCGGCGGCGGGGTCGTCCTGCTGCTGGCCGGGATGAAAGGCATACCGCAGGAGCTGTACGAGGCGGCGGCCATCGACGGTGCCAAGAATACGCAGTCCTTTTTCCACATTACGTTTCCGATGCTCACGCCCGTCATCTTCTTCAATCTCGTGACAGGTATCATCGGTGCGCTTCAAACCTTTGCGCAGGTGTTCATCGTAACCTCGGGAGGACCGGATAACGCCAGCCAGATGGTTGTGCCGTATTTGTTCCAGAACGCCTTCCAGTTCTACAAGATGGGATATGCTTCGGCCATTGCCTGGGTGCTGTTCATCGTCATTCTGGCCTTGACCCTGATCGTGTTCCGTTCATCGGCGCTCTGGGTGCACTACGAGGAGGGAAAAGCCAATGAGTAA
- a CDS encoding carbohydrate ABC transporter permease — protein sequence MSNPSKAEKVISYVFLILVGVLLASPFVYMISISLASESTTVKSAFTFVPTEFEWSNFYTIFTNNNLGTYLKNSIIITVFTIIGSVLSASVVSYGFARIKAKGSRFLFVVLLSTMMIPGEVTMVPQFIIFRHLEWINTFYPLIVPSFFAGAFNVFLIRQFVMSIPKSLDEAAMIDGMGHPGIYWKIIMPLTYPILAAIAIFSFSWNWGNFMGPLIYINDPEKMPLALGVQLLTTVGGGQMPPWNLVMVASLFLTIPMVLVYLLGQRYVYEANISGGSSGIK from the coding sequence ATGAGTAATCCATCCAAGGCGGAGAAAGTCATCTCCTACGTTTTTCTGATTCTGGTCGGCGTGCTGCTCGCTTCGCCCTTCGTGTACATGATCTCCATCTCGCTGGCCAGCGAGTCGACGACGGTCAAATCGGCGTTTACCTTCGTTCCGACGGAGTTTGAGTGGTCCAACTTTTATACGATCTTCACGAATAACAATTTGGGCACGTATCTGAAAAATTCGATCATCATCACCGTCTTCACCATTATCGGATCGGTATTGTCCGCATCGGTTGTGTCTTACGGCTTTGCAAGGATCAAGGCGAAAGGAAGCCGCTTCCTGTTCGTTGTGCTGCTGAGCACGATGATGATTCCGGGCGAGGTTACGATGGTGCCGCAGTTCATCATCTTCCGTCATCTGGAATGGATCAATACGTTCTATCCGCTGATCGTGCCGAGCTTTTTTGCCGGAGCGTTCAACGTATTCCTGATCCGCCAATTCGTCATGAGCATTCCGAAGTCGCTGGACGAAGCGGCGATGATCGACGGCATGGGGCATCCGGGCATCTATTGGAAAATCATCATGCCGCTGACGTATCCGATCCTGGCGGCGATTGCGATTTTCTCGTTTTCGTGGAACTGGGGGAACTTCATGGGGCCGCTCATTTATATCAACGATCCCGAAAAAATGCCTCTGGCCCTCGGTGTTCAGCTCCTGACGACCGTAGGCGGAGGGCAAATGCCGCCGTGGAACCTGGTCATGGTTGCTTCCCTGTTCCTGACGATTCCGATGGTGCTGGTGTATTTGCTCGGCCAGCGATATGTCTATGAAGCGAACATCAGCGGAGGCAGCAGCGGCATCAAGTAA
- a CDS encoding beta-galactosidase produces the protein MAQHPTFIQGQQTKLNQHALELTYDRQSFWLNGERIFLNSATIHYFRMPKEEWRDVLLKAKLAGMNCIDTYFAWNVHEPEEGQWDFEGDRDCGAFLDLCAELGMWVIARPGPFICAEWDFGGFPYWLGTKPDIAFRENNDVYLHYVDAYFDRIIPIIRDRQLSAGGPVILVQVENEYGYLKDDDAASAHMDRLRDALLQRGIDVPLITCVGGAEGTIEGANFWSGADGHYAKLRAKQPDTPKMVTEFWTGWFEHWGGASAIQKTAPLLEKRIMEILRAGYTGISYYMFYGGTNFGGYGGRTVGSSDIFMITSYDYDAPLNEYGRGTAKYDVTKRWSYFVNAFDSVLLQAEEIPEEQLQVRHGSGISVRGRAAGDQRILFVESHKEERETVQVTLEDGRTLPMSLHPGQIMPLLDRVHITDDVRLTGGTFIAGNEQVGGELTLFIAADTGQRSIVELEAPSLRVLDSTMAALYTHDAAKGAYRFDLAHFREPGVIRLQCGNTCLRLIVLDMETMNRTWRLESEASGDAVRYAIGFDDVQVLPSGQVQGMLADADRTILLLGGWENGERSLNGHELWNALSAQQAGALPVPPKLSAPEVSLVELSAEHASRTGQPEAFSDYGQDFGYLLYECEFQRETADDAVHLIMTGVQDSARIYVNGVEQALVRQVGAAAVPIRTVSGHNKLQVLVQQMGRLNFSPYLGESKGLFGPVAAGGAVQDIRRDWQTEQGTIHLDEVHPDAESSVIRRSFVLEEGMDRAILVGAVSKGICMNSVEVPMDGYHDWFAFTTLDLSPYVKQGMNTLEMPYRASPLARLELILYRSTDELSGWRMAGSDQLLPRSWQPYAAEGTSADGRDRSMQKERSSALTGHPLAKAAYGRPVWYRFSFQKPDVPEPYHANLMVRLTGMSKGTVVLNGHDLGRYWQIGPQEDYKIPMAWLKEENELLLFDEEGASPERVRLLFDAPSRYPWVQVE, from the coding sequence ATGGCGCAACATCCAACGTTTATACAAGGGCAACAGACCAAACTGAACCAACATGCTTTGGAACTGACTTATGACCGGCAAAGTTTTTGGCTGAATGGAGAGAGGATCTTTCTGAACAGCGCGACGATTCATTATTTTCGCATGCCGAAAGAAGAATGGCGCGATGTGCTGCTGAAAGCCAAACTGGCGGGCATGAACTGCATTGACACATATTTTGCCTGGAATGTGCACGAACCGGAGGAAGGGCAATGGGACTTCGAAGGCGACCGCGATTGCGGCGCCTTTCTGGACCTTTGCGCAGAGCTCGGCATGTGGGTGATTGCGCGGCCGGGGCCGTTCATTTGTGCGGAATGGGATTTCGGCGGATTTCCGTACTGGCTGGGAACGAAACCGGATATCGCCTTCCGGGAGAACAACGATGTCTACCTGCACTATGTGGATGCATATTTTGACCGGATCATACCGATCATCCGCGACCGCCAGCTGTCCGCCGGCGGCCCCGTCATTCTGGTTCAAGTGGAGAACGAGTATGGTTACCTGAAGGACGACGATGCGGCAAGCGCCCATATGGACCGTCTTCGCGACGCGCTGCTGCAGCGCGGCATCGACGTTCCGTTGATTACCTGCGTGGGTGGGGCGGAAGGCACCATCGAAGGGGCCAATTTCTGGTCGGGAGCCGATGGGCATTATGCCAAACTGCGGGCCAAACAGCCGGATACGCCGAAAATGGTGACGGAATTTTGGACGGGGTGGTTCGAACATTGGGGCGGAGCTTCTGCCATTCAGAAGACGGCGCCTTTGCTTGAAAAACGCATCATGGAGATTTTGCGCGCAGGATATACGGGAATCAGTTATTACATGTTTTACGGCGGAACCAACTTTGGCGGTTATGGCGGCCGGACGGTGGGCAGCAGCGACATTTTCATGATTACGTCCTACGATTACGATGCGCCGCTGAACGAATACGGACGCGGGACGGCCAAGTATGATGTCACCAAAAGATGGTCGTATTTCGTGAATGCCTTCGACAGCGTGCTGCTGCAAGCCGAAGAAATTCCGGAGGAACAGCTGCAGGTCCGTCACGGTTCCGGCATTTCCGTACGCGGTAGGGCAGCGGGCGACCAACGTATTTTGTTTGTCGAGAGTCACAAGGAGGAACGGGAGACGGTGCAGGTCACGCTGGAAGATGGCCGCACGTTGCCGATGTCGCTGCATCCGGGGCAGATCATGCCGCTGCTCGACCGCGTGCACATTACCGATGATGTGCGTCTGACCGGTGGCACATTCATTGCGGGCAACGAGCAAGTGGGCGGTGAGCTGACGCTGTTCATTGCTGCTGACACAGGCCAGCGGTCCATCGTGGAGCTTGAGGCACCTTCGCTTCGCGTGCTGGACAGCACTATGGCTGCGTTGTACACGCATGATGCGGCAAAGGGAGCCTACCGCTTCGATCTGGCCCATTTCCGCGAACCGGGCGTGATCCGGCTGCAGTGCGGAAATACGTGCCTCCGCTTGATCGTGCTGGATATGGAGACGATGAACCGTACTTGGCGATTGGAGAGTGAGGCTTCAGGGGATGCCGTGCGCTACGCGATTGGATTCGACGATGTACAGGTTCTGCCTTCCGGGCAGGTTCAAGGCATGCTGGCCGATGCGGATCGCACCATTCTGCTGCTCGGAGGCTGGGAGAATGGCGAGCGTTCTCTGAACGGACATGAGCTTTGGAATGCATTGTCGGCGCAGCAGGCCGGGGCTTTACCTGTGCCGCCTAAGCTGTCGGCTCCAGAGGTATCGTTGGTCGAACTGTCGGCGGAACATGCTTCCCGCACCGGTCAACCGGAGGCGTTTTCGGATTATGGGCAGGATTTTGGATATCTGCTCTACGAGTGCGAATTTCAACGTGAAACGGCTGATGATGCCGTTCATCTGATCATGACGGGCGTGCAGGATAGCGCCAGAATTTACGTGAACGGCGTGGAGCAGGCGCTGGTTCGTCAGGTCGGCGCGGCTGCCGTGCCGATTCGCACGGTCAGTGGTCATAACAAGCTGCAAGTACTCGTGCAGCAGATGGGCCGGCTTAATTTTTCTCCGTATCTGGGCGAATCCAAAGGGTTGTTCGGGCCGGTGGCTGCGGGAGGTGCTGTGCAGGATATCCGCCGCGATTGGCAGACGGAGCAGGGCACGATCCATTTGGATGAAGTCCATCCCGATGCGGAATCTTCAGTCATCCGTCGCAGTTTTGTGCTGGAAGAGGGCATGGATCGGGCCATCCTGGTCGGTGCAGTGAGCAAAGGGATTTGCATGAATAGCGTGGAAGTACCGATGGATGGATACCATGACTGGTTTGCTTTCACCACGTTGGATCTGTCGCCATACGTGAAGCAAGGAATGAATACGCTGGAAATGCCGTATCGGGCATCGCCGCTTGCCCGGCTGGAGCTCATCCTTTACCGCAGCACCGACGAGTTGTCCGGGTGGAGGATGGCCGGCAGCGATCAGCTGCTGCCGCGCTCATGGCAGCCGTATGCAGCAGAGGGTACATCTGCGGACGGGCGGGACCGTTCCATGCAGAAAGAACGTTCGTCTGCTTTGACTGGCCATCCTTTGGCCAAAGCTGCCTATGGTCGGCCTGTTTGGTACCGTTTCAGCTTCCAAAAACCAGATGTACCGGAGCCGTACCATGCCAACCTGATGGTCCGACT
- a CDS encoding sugar ABC transporter substrate-binding protein — MKRSLKIISLLMLTMVFALTACSKGDSGASGGSGGKVDLSMTIWGSEDEKKIYQERLDIVKQTYPDINVKLNVVAGDYDQKVQTMIAGGTAPDIMMIAENYQAYASKNQIIPLDEMLQANNVSISERYSDDIANLMKYDGKQYGLPDRAGAMVLFYNKDLFDKAGVEYPTKDWTQEDLLAAAQKLTVKENGKTVQWGYYPGSWWPQWMQLIYQNGGSLFDDSGKPTFNTEPVRKALQFMNDLTFKYGASPTPTEIADMGNIGADPLFAQGKIAMETTGFWNIGSLAKVEGINWDISPIWGETNAFFNGFTITNASKHKEEAFKIIAALTTPEAQMPMIKAGQDAPATKAGLESDEFLNAEYGGKKINMAAFKESTIYAEPFNPQWNEMMKLINDKLGVYFNDKASLDETVTEIQSGLERLYK, encoded by the coding sequence ATGAAAAGAAGCTTGAAGATCATTTCGTTATTAATGCTCACAATGGTATTCGCACTTACGGCTTGCAGCAAAGGCGACAGCGGTGCATCCGGCGGTTCCGGCGGCAAGGTGGATCTCAGCATGACGATTTGGGGTTCGGAAGATGAGAAAAAGATCTATCAGGAACGGCTCGATATTGTGAAACAGACGTATCCCGACATTAATGTGAAACTGAACGTGGTTGCCGGAGACTATGACCAGAAAGTACAGACGATGATCGCGGGCGGTACCGCACCGGACATTATGATGATTGCGGAGAACTACCAGGCCTATGCTTCCAAAAATCAGATCATTCCGCTTGACGAGATGCTGCAAGCGAACAATGTCAGCATCTCGGAACGTTATTCCGACGACATTGCCAACCTGATGAAATACGACGGCAAACAATATGGCCTGCCTGACCGTGCGGGCGCCATGGTGCTTTTCTATAACAAGGATTTGTTCGACAAGGCGGGCGTGGAGTACCCGACCAAAGACTGGACCCAGGAAGACCTGCTTGCGGCAGCCCAGAAGCTGACCGTGAAGGAGAACGGCAAAACGGTGCAATGGGGCTACTATCCAGGCAGCTGGTGGCCGCAGTGGATGCAGCTGATCTACCAGAACGGCGGTTCGCTGTTCGACGATAGTGGCAAACCGACATTCAACACCGAGCCTGTCCGCAAAGCGCTGCAATTTATGAATGATCTGACTTTCAAATACGGAGCGTCCCCGACACCGACCGAAATCGCCGACATGGGCAATATCGGTGCCGATCCGCTGTTCGCGCAAGGCAAGATTGCCATGGAAACGACAGGTTTCTGGAACATCGGTTCCTTGGCCAAAGTCGAGGGCATCAACTGGGACATTTCCCCGATCTGGGGCGAAACGAATGCATTCTTTAACGGCTTCACGATCACGAACGCTTCCAAGCATAAAGAAGAAGCGTTCAAAATCATCGCCGCGTTGACGACGCCGGAAGCGCAGATGCCGATGATCAAAGCGGGACAGGATGCACCGGCAACGAAGGCAGGACTGGAAAGCGACGAATTCCTGAATGCCGAGTACGGCGGCAAAAAGATCAATATGGCGGCGTTCAAGGAATCCACGATCTATGCCGAACCGTTCAACCCGCAGTGGAACGAAATGATGAAACTGATCAACGACAAACTCGGCGTGTACTTTAACGATAAAGCTTCCCTGGATGAGACGGTTACCGAAATCCAGAGCGGACTGGAAAGACTCTATAAATAG
- a CDS encoding glycoside hydrolase — translation MANDKQRSGKRKSGYIAAGIALLALLAGGGILMSQMNASRTLTFEGQPVRLNMEQSYDHFEGWGTSLAWWANDLGEWKDQAKLNEVMDLVFDPAKGLGLNIVRYNIGGEENPEMKALRPGGDVPGYQPEPGVWDWEADAGQRKVLQGSIERGVNITEAFSNSPPYWMTISGSVTGAEDGSNNLKEDQYDAFADYLTEVVKHFRDEWGITFRTLDPLNEPSSDWWKKGNMQEGSHFSVDKQMVIIKKVAASLKSKGLDGTVVSAADDNSIDETVANFSVYDQDTLDAVAQINTHSYNGSKMEELRALAEKHGKKLWMSEYGTGGSEPHSHEDMVSVQELAERIMFDLKIMQPSAWVYWQAVEDEGANNNWGFIHANFNGEEHYEMTKQYYGMVQFTKFIRPGAIIIPTDEGRTLAAYDQDAHRLVLVIRNEMSAGTKEFSLEPFELTEADRAQVYQTSPEHNMEQMQDVPVYANGLKVDIGDNSITTVVLEGVDLKSQ, via the coding sequence ATGGCGAACGACAAGCAACGCAGCGGCAAACGAAAATCCGGTTATATTGCGGCAGGCATTGCCCTGCTCGCGTTACTTGCAGGAGGAGGAATACTGATGAGCCAAATGAATGCATCCCGAACGCTGACTTTCGAGGGTCAGCCGGTTCGCCTGAACATGGAGCAGTCCTATGACCATTTTGAAGGCTGGGGCACGTCCCTGGCCTGGTGGGCCAACGATCTGGGCGAATGGAAGGATCAGGCGAAGCTGAATGAAGTAATGGACCTTGTGTTTGATCCGGCCAAAGGGCTGGGGCTGAACATTGTACGGTACAACATCGGCGGCGAGGAAAACCCTGAAATGAAAGCGCTTCGTCCCGGCGGCGACGTTCCGGGGTACCAGCCCGAACCGGGCGTATGGGACTGGGAAGCGGATGCCGGACAGCGGAAAGTTCTGCAGGGCTCGATCGAACGCGGCGTCAACATCACCGAGGCCTTTTCCAATTCTCCGCCGTACTGGATGACCATCAGCGGATCGGTTACGGGAGCCGAGGACGGGAGCAACAACCTGAAGGAAGACCAATACGATGCCTTTGCCGATTATTTGACAGAGGTCGTGAAGCATTTCCGCGACGAATGGGGCATCACGTTCCGCACACTTGATCCGCTCAACGAGCCTTCCTCCGATTGGTGGAAGAAGGGCAATATGCAGGAAGGCAGCCATTTCAGCGTCGACAAACAGATGGTAATCATCAAAAAGGTCGCAGCTTCGTTAAAAAGCAAAGGCTTGGACGGCACGGTCGTGAGCGCGGCGGACGACAACAGCATCGACGAAACGGTGGCCAACTTCAGCGTCTACGACCAAGACACGCTGGATGCGGTGGCGCAGATCAACACCCATTCCTATAATGGAAGCAAAATGGAAGAGCTGCGCGCGCTGGCGGAGAAACACGGGAAAAAACTGTGGATGTCCGAGTACGGCACAGGCGGCAGCGAGCCCCACAGCCATGAAGATATGGTTTCGGTGCAGGAACTGGCCGAGCGGATCATGTTTGACCTGAAAATCATGCAGCCGTCCGCATGGGTATATTGGCAGGCCGTGGAGGACGAAGGCGCAAACAACAATTGGGGTTTCATTCATGCCAATTTCAATGGGGAAGAACATTACGAAATGACGAAACAGTATTACGGCATGGTGCAATTCACCAAATTCATCCGTCCAGGAGCCATCATCATTCCGACGGATGAAGGGCGGACGCTTGCCGCGTATGATCAAGACGCCCATCGGCTGGTGCTGGTCATCCGCAACGAGATGTCGGCCGGAACGAAGGAATTTTCGCTCGAACCGTTCGAGCTTACAGAGGCTGATCGCGCTCAAGTATACCAAACCTCGCCGGAGCACAACATGGAGCAGATGCAGGACGTACCGGTGTATGCCAATGGGCTGAAGGTGGACATCGGCGACAATTCGATCACAACCGTTGTGCTGGAAGGCGTCGACTTGAAATCGCAGTAG
- a CDS encoding iron-sulfur cluster biosynthesis family protein, with translation MIDVMIIQVSPLAESRLRAKLEDRPGTFKLFYDTDGCGCDGIAVLLIVNEPDDDDIHIEAGKLPFIINKQQKIYFESCLRLQSEDSFPSFRLSSDSMIYGNHVKVHDLRDIADTSPQPLSWFVR, from the coding sequence GTGATCGACGTTATGATCATTCAGGTCAGCCCATTGGCGGAATCCAGGCTGCGTGCGAAGCTGGAGGACCGGCCAGGAACATTCAAGCTGTTCTATGACACGGATGGATGCGGTTGTGACGGGATTGCGGTGCTCCTGATCGTGAACGAGCCGGACGACGATGATATTCACATTGAAGCCGGAAAGCTGCCATTTATCATCAACAAACAGCAAAAGATCTATTTCGAGTCTTGCCTTCGCCTGCAATCAGAAGACAGTTTCCCTTCCTTCCGATTGAGCAGTGACTCCATGATTTACGGCAATCATGTCAAGGTCCATGATCTTCGGGACATCGCAGACACTTCGCCGCAGCCGCTCAGTTGGTTCGTACGATAA
- a CDS encoding LacI family DNA-binding transcriptional regulator, translating into MTPITIYDIAKEANVSVSTVSRVLNDTAPVRASTRERIMSIIEKHQFQPNAQARSLIKKETGTIAIILPDITNPFFPEVFWGAENEARGLGYTFFLCNTAGDYGRESEYLSILREKRVDGIMFLGGRINLQNCPENMAQEMIDMGKRMPIVLVNGNIAKGGFRRVYTDEGAGAVLAVEHLLELGHREIAFVGGSPETSTTMVKVKAVQKKLREHGLELPKDRQLLGSFSIDDGKRLMNELLERDNPPTAVICVNDNTAIGAIKATIEHGLSIPGDISIVGFDNTPLAGAVIPELTTVSQNTYQLGKLGVDVLHELINQGKPKKQTVLQPELIVRQSTGPAPR; encoded by the coding sequence ATGACGCCAATTACCATTTACGACATCGCCAAGGAAGCGAACGTATCCGTATCCACCGTCTCCCGCGTTCTGAACGACACGGCGCCCGTGCGCGCCAGCACCAGGGAGCGGATCATGTCGATCATCGAGAAACACCAGTTTCAGCCGAATGCGCAGGCAAGAAGCCTGATCAAGAAGGAAACGGGCACGATCGCGATCATTTTGCCGGACATCACCAACCCGTTTTTCCCCGAAGTGTTCTGGGGGGCAGAGAATGAAGCGCGGGGGCTGGGCTATACGTTTTTCCTGTGCAATACGGCAGGGGACTATGGACGGGAATCCGAATATTTATCCATTTTGCGCGAGAAAAGGGTCGATGGCATCATGTTTCTCGGCGGGCGGATCAACCTCCAGAACTGCCCGGAGAACATGGCGCAGGAAATGATCGATATGGGCAAACGCATGCCCATCGTGCTGGTGAACGGAAATATTGCCAAGGGCGGCTTTCGCCGGGTATATACCGATGAGGGGGCAGGCGCGGTGCTGGCCGTAGAGCATTTGCTGGAGCTGGGCCACCGGGAAATCGCGTTTGTAGGCGGATCGCCCGAGACGTCGACCACGATGGTCAAAGTGAAGGCGGTGCAAAAAAAACTGCGCGAACACGGGCTCGAACTCCCGAAGGACCGCCAACTGCTGGGCAGCTTCTCCATCGATGACGGCAAACGGTTGATGAATGAGCTGCTGGAACGCGACAATCCGCCGACGGCGGTCATATGCGTCAATGACAACACGGCCATCGGAGCGATCAAAGCCACGATCGAACACGGACTGTCCATCCCTGGCGATATTTCGATTGTGGGTTTCGACAACACGCCGCTGGCGGGTGCGGTTATCCCCGAACTGACGACCGTTTCGCAAAATACGTACCAGCTCGGCAAGCTCGGCGTAGACGTGCTGCATGAGCTGATCAATCAGGGAAAGCCCAAAAAACAGACGGTGCTGCAGCCGGAGCTGATCGTACGCCAGAGCACGGGACCTGCCCCTCGTTAA
- a CDS encoding metallophosphoesterase family protein: MHTSAGCNQFTHDYTTSVKARSLTWQRQTEEVSDVKIVKLNAEPMDGFDYLNAVPGGEVAAARLPIYHAIVSGLPEHLDALLVASDLQGIVPVKVCSGNERQVTGRGLSDNGGSPCVHNMEQDDEYTNENTNKYANEQIGGNSGIKGGTGSCVSGRDPNAANLYAFNMGEDGARDQTVDRLLGELLPEHAKLLLEVYWPQLDPRRTGVLLCGDLYARRGKRGASGNPLPVWLAFREAFSWVAGVDGNHDLTDEASAHRLHRAEGIHYLDAPGVVSAGPVPDGPAPSHAGPVPGRPAPRAVGQQRPLRIAGLGGIIGRPDKPNRLPEKQYLQSLTKLLKQQPDCLLLHQSPGIPELGCMGEPLIRQALEAGPETVVFCGHTHWEQPLVQLDNGTQILNADGRLFILTREEADNAGR, encoded by the coding sequence TTGCATACAAGTGCGGGCTGTAACCAATTTACGCATGATTATACAACGTCGGTCAAGGCCCGCAGTCTAACTTGGCAGCGTCAAACAGAGGAGGTGAGTGACGTGAAAATCGTCAAACTGAATGCGGAGCCGATGGATGGGTTCGATTACCTGAATGCCGTTCCGGGCGGAGAGGTCGCGGCGGCCAGGCTGCCGATCTATCATGCGATCGTTTCCGGGCTGCCGGAGCATCTTGATGCTTTGTTGGTGGCTTCGGATTTGCAAGGCATCGTGCCTGTGAAAGTGTGCAGTGGAAATGAAAGACAGGTCACCGGTCGGGGGTTGAGCGACAACGGGGGGAGCCCTTGCGTACACAATATGGAGCAGGACGACGAATACACTAACGAAAACACCAACAAATACGCCAATGAACAAATTGGCGGCAACAGTGGTATAAAGGGTGGAACCGGGAGCTGCGTCAGCGGTCGTGATCCAAACGCTGCAAATTTGTATGCCTTTAATATGGGCGAAGACGGTGCACGGGATCAAACCGTCGACCGGCTGCTCGGCGAGCTGCTGCCGGAACACGCGAAGCTGCTGCTGGAAGTGTACTGGCCGCAGCTCGATCCGCGCCGCACGGGCGTATTGCTGTGCGGCGACCTCTATGCCCGGCGCGGCAAGCGCGGCGCCAGCGGCAATCCGCTTCCCGTATGGCTGGCCTTCCGGGAAGCGTTCAGCTGGGTTGCCGGCGTCGACGGCAACCACGATCTCACCGATGAGGCATCCGCTCATCGGTTGCACCGCGCCGAAGGCATCCATTACCTGGATGCCCCGGGCGTGGTCAGCGCGGGCCCCGTTCCGGACGGCCCCGCGCCAAGCCATGCGGGCCCCGTGCCGGGCAGGCCCGCACCCCGCGCCGTAGGCCAGCAGCGACCGCTGCGCATCGCTGGCCTCGGCGGCATCATCGGCCGGCCGGACAAGCCGAACCGGCTGCCGGAGAAGCAGTACCTGCAATCCCTGACCAAGCTGCTGAAGCAGCAGCCGGATTGCCTATTGCTGCACCAGAGCCCGGGCATTCCCGAACTCGGGTGCATGGGCGAACCGCTGATCCGGCAGGCGCTGGAGGCCGGGCCGGAGACGGTCGTTTTTTGCGGGCATACCCACTGGGAACAGCCGCTCGTCCAGCTGGATAACGGCACGCAAATTTTAAACGCCGATGGTCGGCTCTTTATTTTAACGAGGGAAGAAGCCGATAATGCAGGAAGATAA